The genome window GCGCGTGCTGGGCAATGCCCTGGAGCTGCCTGGCTTCGACGACGAGACCTCCGAATCCGTGCGCGACGCGGTGCTGGCCGGCGAGATCGCGCCGCGCCTGTCGAACGCCATCGGCGCCAAGCCGGGGGTGGGTAGCGAGGTCCAGGGCCTGCAACGCGTGGCCGACGTACCGCTGTTCTCCAGCGACGCCATCGCGCGCCGCGCGCCGGCGCTGCAGTCGACCCCGGCCGCCGATGCGCCCGAGGCCCGTGTCAACGCCGCGACCGTGGCCGGCCTGGGCCTGGCCGACGGCGACCGCGTGCGCGTGAAGTCGTCGACCGGCTCGATCGAACTCTTCCTTTCCGTGGATGACGCCGTGCCGGCAGGCGCCGTGCGCATCGCCGCCGCCCATGCCTCGACCTTCGCGCTCGGCGGCGCATTCGAACAACTCAGCGTGGAGCGTGCCTGATGCAGTGGATCGACGTCATTCAGGCTCAAGGAACGGAGCTGATCGGCCCGGTAGCCTGGTCGGTGGTGTGGAACATCGTCAAGATCGTTTGCATCGCGGTGCCCATCATCCTGTGCGTGGCTTACCTCACGTACTGGGAACGCAAGATGATCGGCTGGATGCACGTTCGCCTGGGGCCCAACCGCGTGGGCCCGAAGGGCTTGCTGCAGCCGTTCGCCGACGTGCTCAAGCTGCTGACCAAGGAAGTGATCGTTCCCAGCAACGCCAACAAGGTGCTCTACATCGTGGCGCCCGCCGTGGTGCTGATGCCTGCCCTGGCCGCCTGGGCGGTGGTGCCGTTCGGCCCCGAGGTCGTGCTGGCCAACGTCAACGCCGGCCTGCTCTACATCATGGCCATCACTTCGCTGGGCGTCTACGGCGTGATCATCGCCGGCTGGGCCTCGAACTCGAAGTACGCCTTCCTGGGCGCGCTGCGCGCCTCGGCGCAGATGGTGTCCTATGAGCTGGCCATCGGCTTCGTGCTGGTGACGGTGCTGCTGGTGTCCGGCAGCCTGAACATGAGCGAGATCGTCCTGAAGCAGGCCGATGGACGCTTCGCCGGCATGGGGCTGACTTTCCTGTCGTGGAACTGGCTGCCGCTCCTGCCGCTGTTCGTGGTCTACATCATCTCGGCCGTGGCGGAAACCAACCGCCATCCCTTCGACGTGGTCGAGGGCGAGTCCGAGATCGTGGCGGGCCACATGGTGGAATACTCCGGCATGACCTTCGCCCTGTTCTTCCTGGGCGAATACGCCAACATGATCCTGTTGTCCGCGCTGGCCTCGATCATGTTCCTGGGCGGCTGGCTGCCCCCGATCGACGTGGCGCCGCTGACCTGGGTGCCGGGCTGGATCTGGCTGGCGCTCAAGACGTTCTTCGTGGTCTCGTTGTTCATCTGGTTCCGTGCGTCTTTCCCGCGCTATCGCTACGACCAGATCATGCGCCTGGGCTGGAAGGTCTTCATCCCGCTGACGCTGGTCTGGCTGCTGGTGGTGGCGGTCTGGATGCAGACGTCCTGGAACATCTGGAAGTAATGCCCGCCCTGTGCGAGCCCAAGAATAGGCAGGACTGAATCATGCAAGCGATCAAGGAATTCTTCGGCAGCCTGATGCTGACCGAACTCCTCAAGGGATTGCGCCTGACGGGGCGGTACATGTTCGCCCGCAAGATCACGGTGCAGTATCCCGAGGAAAAGACCCCGATGTCCCCGCGCTTCCGGGGCCTGCATGCCTTGCGGCGCTATCCCAACGGGGAAGAGCGCTGCATCGCCTGCAAGCTGTGCGAGGCGGTCTGTCCGGCGGTGGCGATCACGATCGAATCCGAGGTGCGCGAGGACGGCACGCGCCGCACCAACCGCTACGACATCGACCTGACCAAGTGCATCTTCTGCGGCTTCTGCGAGGAAAGCTGCCCGGTGGACTCCATCGTCGAGACGCACATCCACGAATATCACGGCGAGCAGCGGGGCGACCTGTATTTCACCAAGGAAATGCTGCTGGCGGTCGGCGACCGCTATGAAGCCGAGATCGCGCAGAACCGTGCGCAGGACGCGAAATACCGGTAACCGAAACCCAAACCATGACCGCCATACTGTTCTATATATTCGCCGCGATCCTTGTCGTGGCCGCCTGCCGGGTCATCGTCGCGCGCAGCCCCGTTACCGCCGTCATGCACCTGGTGCTGTCGTTCTTCACCGCGTCCATGATCTGGATGCTGTTGAAGGCGGAGTTCCTCGCCATCCTGCTGGTGCTCGTGTACGTGGGCGCGGTGATGGTGCTGTTCCTGTTCGTCGTGATGATGCTGGACATCGACAGCGCCAAGCTGCGCCAGGGCTTCAAGACCTACCTGCCGCTGGGCATCGTGGTGGGCGTCATCATGGTGGGCGAAATGGCCTTCGTGCTGGCCAATGCCTACTGGGATCCCAGCGTGCCGCAGGCACCGGCCGACTTCAACAACACGCGTGCCATCGGCGTGGCGATGTACACCGAATACATCTACGCCGTCGAGATCGCCGCCGTGATCCTGCTGGTGGGCATGGTCGCCGCCATCGCGCTCACGCTGCGCCGCCGCTCCGACGTCAAGGTGACCCGGCCGTCCGAGCAGATCCGCGTGCGCCGCCAGGATCGCGTGCGCCTGGTATCGATTCCGTCGCAAACCGAAAATTCCCAGGAAGGCGAGAGCGCCCAGGCGCCTGCCGCCACCGAACCCAAGGGAAGCCA of Pigmentiphaga sp. H8 contains these proteins:
- the nuoH gene encoding NADH-quinone oxidoreductase subunit NuoH; translated protein: MQWIDVIQAQGTELIGPVAWSVVWNIVKIVCIAVPIILCVAYLTYWERKMIGWMHVRLGPNRVGPKGLLQPFADVLKLLTKEVIVPSNANKVLYIVAPAVVLMPALAAWAVVPFGPEVVLANVNAGLLYIMAITSLGVYGVIIAGWASNSKYAFLGALRASAQMVSYELAIGFVLVTVLLVSGSLNMSEIVLKQADGRFAGMGLTFLSWNWLPLLPLFVVYIISAVAETNRHPFDVVEGESEIVAGHMVEYSGMTFALFFLGEYANMILLSALASIMFLGGWLPPIDVAPLTWVPGWIWLALKTFFVVSLFIWFRASFPRYRYDQIMRLGWKVFIPLTLVWLLVVAVWMQTSWNIWK
- a CDS encoding NADH-quinone oxidoreductase subunit J, coding for MTAILFYIFAAILVVAACRVIVARSPVTAVMHLVLSFFTASMIWMLLKAEFLAILLVLVYVGAVMVLFLFVVMMLDIDSAKLRQGFKTYLPLGIVVGVIMVGEMAFVLANAYWDPSVPQAPADFNNTRAIGVAMYTEYIYAVEIAAVILLVGMVAAIALTLRRRSDVKVTRPSEQIRVRRQDRVRLVSIPSQTENSQEGESAQAPAATEPKGSQP
- the nuoI gene encoding NADH-quinone oxidoreductase subunit NuoI; protein product: MQAIKEFFGSLMLTELLKGLRLTGRYMFARKITVQYPEEKTPMSPRFRGLHALRRYPNGEERCIACKLCEAVCPAVAITIESEVREDGTRRTNRYDIDLTKCIFCGFCEESCPVDSIVETHIHEYHGEQRGDLYFTKEMLLAVGDRYEAEIAQNRAQDAKYR